Proteins encoded within one genomic window of Nitrospirota bacterium:
- a CDS encoding SDR family oxidoreductase yields the protein MLKLNTTSSVFVTGATGFVGKMLCHSLVEKGYHVSGTVRSPEKIGMLPGKMNYRMIDDIGPETDWAGALDNVDTVVYLAARVHVMHETSTNPLDEYRRVNTLGAARLFDMAVKSGVRRIIYLSTIKVNGERTEGYQYSEVSPVSPTDAYARSKWEAEQILQGLAIKHGIEVVIIRPPLIYGPGVGGNFLRLLNWVSRDIPLPLALVNNSRSLIFAGNLVDVIETCITHPDAAGETFLVSDGEDISTPDLFRMIAGAMNKKARLIPLPEMFLKTVGRLMGKGAEIERLTGSLRIDSRKVRKVLGWRPPFTVEEGIRETVKWYKNSSRPPKC from the coding sequence ATGTTGAAGTTGAATACTACAAGCAGTGTATTTGTAACCGGGGCAACAGGGTTTGTCGGGAAAATGCTCTGCCACAGTCTGGTTGAAAAGGGATATCACGTTTCAGGGACGGTTCGATCACCTGAAAAAATCGGCATGCTTCCCGGAAAAATGAATTACCGGATGATAGATGATATTGGACCTGAAACCGATTGGGCCGGGGCATTGGACAACGTTGACACAGTTGTCTATCTTGCCGCAAGGGTCCATGTGATGCATGAGACCTCCACGAATCCACTGGATGAGTACAGGAGGGTAAATACCCTGGGAGCCGCTCGATTATTTGACATGGCGGTGAAGTCGGGTGTTCGAAGGATCATTTATCTAAGTACTATCAAGGTGAATGGGGAGAGGACTGAGGGGTACCAGTATTCAGAGGTCTCTCCGGTTAGTCCTACTGACGCATACGCCCGCTCCAAATGGGAGGCAGAACAGATATTGCAGGGCCTTGCTATAAAGCATGGTATTGAGGTGGTCATTATACGTCCACCGCTGATTTACGGGCCGGGCGTAGGGGGGAATTTCTTAAGGCTCTTAAACTGGGTAAGCAGAGATATTCCATTGCCACTGGCGCTTGTAAATAATAGCAGAAGCCTGATCTTTGCAGGCAATCTCGTGGATGTCATTGAGACCTGTATTACCCACCCTGATGCTGCAGGAGAGACATTTCTGGTGAGTGACGGAGAGGATATCTCCACACCGGATCTGTTCAGGATGATTGCAGGGGCAATGAATAAAAAGGCGAGATTGATCCCGCTGCCGGAAATGTTTTTAAAAACTGTAGGCAGGCTTATGGGTAAAGGGGCGGAGATAGAACGGCTTACTGGCTCTCTTCGCATAGATAGCCGTAAGGTAAGGAAGGTACTTGGCTGGAGGCCGCCGTTTACTGTGGAAGAAGGGATACGCGAGACAGTTAAGTGGTACAAGAATAGTTCAAGGCCCCCGAAGTGTTAA